GGTTTCATCTTCGTTTTGGTACATATCTTCTGTTTTCCTAACAGCTGCGTGGGACAATACAACCGCCACGCCTGCCACGATGGCCACTGCAATATTGAGCTTTGCGTCGGTTAAGAAAAGTATCGAGAGAGTGAGAACAGACATGGCCATAAGAACGACACGGTGGTCGATCTCGCGGTCGAATACAGTGAGTGGTTCATCACGGAGGAAGTAGAGGAAGAGCCACGCGCCGATTATAGCGAGTAGGATTAGGAGTGACAAGGGATTCCAGACCAGACTGAGGAACACGGAGAAGAGGACAACGATGGTGTAGTTTGTCTGGAAGTAGACGGTGTTCGCTTTGATTCTGGTGATCACGGTGGCTATTTTGCGCGGAAAGTTGAAAGAGTGGAGGTCGAGCATTTGTTTCCATGAACGGCGTGTGGCGAGGCCGGGTCTTACGTTCTGTTGGTCATTGGCTCGTGTGATGTACTCGAGTTTTGGTGCTAGGTCGTTAGCTGACGTTGGATTTGTGCCGTATGTTgtcatgtatatattttttttccttctgaaATATGAGAGAGATATTATTTTTGCTGGAAGTGTGATGTGTTGTGAAAAGTGAAGATAGAGTTGTATACAACTGAGAGGTTATATAAAGCCATAAGCtcccataaaataaaatattgaaacaaTGATCGTGTTTGTATAAGAAAAGTGGAAAATGGGATACGTATAATGCGCTCGAAAACACTAATTAATAAGTAACATGTTATTGTGTTATCCTCCAATGATGGTAATAACAACTCATTTATATGCAAGGACATATCTTCGactcttatatatatacatctctATACTTAAATGTAAATGATCTTAGGAATGTAATTAGTCAGATAATTACTCCAATCACTAGAGGATAATTACGCTAATCACCTAATATATGGGATATGCTTTCTGAAGGTAATGATATCTCATCATAACAACATACCACTATCATGATGAATTGATCCAGTGACTTGGCTATTTCGATGATAGTCTGATAGGCCAATAATTTCTTACATGACCGGAAAGTTTATttccaaacttttttttgtcaggaAAGTTTATTTCTTCATTTCTTTTCTCACGTGGTTTATTGTGTAGATTATGTAATTCACAAACTTAATTGTTATTATTCGATGATCGTATTAGATATCACATTTTATGTTGATCTCTTTCATTAGAGATTGGCTTGTCAATCATGATTGATATTCTTATTTAGTAGATGAAATGTCAGGAAAAAAGCAAATAACAAATTCCATCAAGACCGACACCATCTCATCCGAGTTTAATGGACATGCTAAAATCACCACAAATCAAATATACAACTATACAAATGTGCCTAGTTACAAAACGACGAGGTGAAAGGTGCCACGGGGACAAGAGCAGAGCCACGTTGGCATTGTCTGAATTTACAAGTGAAAAGAGGTGATTGATAGCCAATAAAACATGCCATATGGGGATTGTAATATAAGAGAACGAGGAGAAAACTGCAAGTCATGAAAGGCCAGGCCAGAAACAGAAAGTGCTCAAACTTGCcaatttactttattatatattatatatctaaattttgTGTTATTGAAAGATTGAACAAATGAACATGGCTCATTTAATCCCACCGCT
The nucleotide sequence above comes from Brassica napus cultivar Da-Ae chromosome A9, Da-Ae, whole genome shotgun sequence. Encoded proteins:
- the LOC106369033 gene encoding PRA1 family protein F1-like — translated: MTTYGTNPTSANDLAPKLEYITRANDQQNVRPGLATRRSWKQMLDLHSFNFPRKIATVITRIKANTVYFQTNYTIVVLFSVFLSLVWNPLSLLILLAIIGAWLFLYFLRDEPLTVFDREIDHRVVLMAMSVLTLSILFLTDAKLNIAVAIVAGVAVVLSHAAVRKTEDMYQNEDETSRLLP